In the Staphylococcus sp. IVB6240 genome, one interval contains:
- a CDS encoding metalloregulator ArsR/SmtB family transcription factor — translation MSYKELSTILKVLSDPSILEILDLLSCGELCACDLLEHFQFSQPTLSHHMKLLVDNELVYTRKDGNKHMYQLNHVILDDINQNINIIDTSNQRCVCKNIKSGEC, via the coding sequence GTGTCTTATAAAGAACTCTCAACAATATTAAAAGTGTTATCAGATCCAAGTATATTGGAAATATTAGACTTGCTTTCTTGTGGTGAATTATGTGCTTGTGATTTGTTGGAGCACTTTCAATTCTCACAACCAACACTCAGTCATCATATGAAGTTATTAGTAGATAACGAATTAGTTTATACACGTAAAGATGGTAACAAACATATGTACCAACTTAATCATGTTATTTTAGATGATATCAATCAAAATATAAACATTATTGACACATCTAACCAACGTTGTGTATGTAAAAATATAAAATCAGGTGAATGTTGA
- the arsC gene encoding arsenate reductase (thioredoxin) produces MDKKTIYFLCTGNSCRSQMAEGWEKKILGDSFYVYSAGIETHGFNPKAVEAMKEVGIDISNYTSDLIDNDILRQSDLVITLCSNADDNCTIIPPNVKKEHWGFDDPAGKEWSEFQRVRDEIGSRIQEYKGARNYVPAPS; encoded by the coding sequence ATGGATAAGAAAACAATTTATTTTTTATGTACTGGCAACTCTTGTCGTAGCCAAATGGCAGAAGGTTGGGAAAAGAAAATTTTAGGTGACAGTTTTTATGTCTATTCTGCTGGAATTGAAACACATGGTTTTAATCCAAAAGCAGTAGAAGCTATGAAAGAAGTAGGTATTGATATCTCAAATTATACATCAGACTTGATTGATAATGATATCTTAAGACAATCAGATTTAGTCATAACATTATGTAGCAATGCAGATGATAATTGTACCATCATACCACCTAACGTCAAAAAAGAACACTGGGGCTTTGATGATCCAGCAGGAAAAGAATGGTCAGAATTTCAACGTGTTAGAGATGAAATCGGAAGTAGAATACAAGAATATAAAGGGGCTAGGAATTATGTCCCAGCCCCGTCATGA
- a CDS encoding class I SAM-dependent methyltransferase has protein sequence MTDSYDVWWQKGQESDDDMARDHQEAWERTIEMLDRSDIEGKTILDVGCNQGGFLRQLYDTTPFKEGVGIDLARLSLEKAETLKGQRPLTYYLTDKPQETKHIFDTAVSTSVLYLIEDIPQHAKDLKEVLKPGGVYYASFADLTNNSSRQFMDDTINQYGATPSQNHSLKHIVDSFVDAGFEVAVMKEPVPDVIDLTHYSDFYLSPNDYLQTLYEESFLIKARVKEGTEK, from the coding sequence ATGACTGATAGTTATGACGTTTGGTGGCAAAAAGGTCAAGAATCAGATGATGATATGGCACGAGACCATCAAGAAGCTTGGGAGAGAACGATAGAAATGCTTGATAGATCTGACATCGAAGGGAAAACGATTTTAGATGTGGGATGTAATCAAGGCGGATTTTTACGACAATTATACGATACAACACCGTTTAAAGAAGGTGTTGGCATCGATTTAGCACGTTTATCTTTGGAAAAAGCAGAGACATTAAAAGGACAACGTCCACTTACATACTATTTAACAGATAAACCACAAGAAACGAAGCACATATTTGATACGGCTGTAAGTACGTCTGTCTTGTACTTAATAGAGGATATTCCGCAACATGCGAAAGATTTAAAAGAGGTATTGAAACCAGGTGGCGTTTATTACGCTTCATTCGCGGATTTAACTAATAACTCGAGTCGTCAGTTTATGGATGACACGATTAATCAATATGGTGCCACACCGTCTCAGAATCATTCTCTAAAACATATCGTTGATAGCTTTGTGGATGCAGGATTTGAAGTTGCAGTAATGAAAGAGCCTGTACCTGACGTGATTGATTTAACACATTATAGCGATTTTTATTTATCACCGAATGATTATTTACAAACATTATATGAAGAATCATTTTTAATCAAAGCAAGAGTGAAAGAAGGTACTGAGAAATGA
- a CDS encoding ABC transporter substrate-binding protein, whose amino-acid sequence MKKRILMTVAASVTLLLAGCGNGQKEDKDVTVSLPTEAKADKLDAQGYDAAMPVYSAVYDALVKYDKDKGFKAGLADKWRVDESGKVYEFHLKKNVKFSDGSALDAKAVKFSIDRAKAMNKDTTVETLKKLDKVVVKNDHVVQIRLKSPSNQVLNELTQVRPLRIMSPHSVEDGKVNGKFEKAIGTGAFVVDKTGKEKTTMKPNKYFDNGHPVNYHLAFQTIEDGDSRNSAVQSGSVDISGGALGMLSDEQIKQDKKNKNLTIEDRPSTVSHFMAFNPKNDVLNHRAIREAISKSIDAKDIAGKSINGLFQKNVQFVTKDNQQPHDYDMKAAESLLKSEGYHKNDDGIFEKNGKPLSFNLVIQTAEFPSWKDKAEKVQRQLKQAGIKLNVKTLDSQSYYDTLWTKKDYDLIFYRTYSDALMPYNFMSSVFKNNDGQPGVLADDETLTKQLDDFPSTVSKEDQQRSFDDIFKHFNQQYYGVPIAYPNETFVVSDKVKQFKFSGLTDAPIDYKALKVNE is encoded by the coding sequence ATGAAGAAACGTATATTAATGACGGTAGCAGCAAGTGTTACGCTCTTATTAGCAGGTTGTGGCAATGGTCAAAAAGAAGATAAAGATGTTACGGTATCGCTACCTACTGAAGCAAAGGCGGATAAACTTGACGCGCAAGGCTATGATGCAGCGATGCCCGTTTATAGTGCAGTGTATGATGCATTAGTTAAATACGACAAAGATAAGGGCTTTAAAGCAGGTTTAGCAGATAAATGGCGCGTTGATGAATCAGGAAAAGTTTATGAATTCCATTTGAAAAAGAACGTTAAATTCTCAGATGGTTCAGCATTAGATGCTAAGGCCGTGAAATTTTCGATTGATCGTGCGAAAGCGATGAATAAAGATACGACTGTAGAAACGTTAAAAAAATTAGATAAGGTCGTTGTTAAAAATGATCACGTGGTCCAAATTAGATTGAAATCTCCATCAAATCAAGTGTTAAATGAATTAACACAAGTGAGACCGTTGCGTATTATGAGTCCACATTCAGTAGAAGATGGTAAAGTAAACGGTAAATTTGAAAAAGCGATTGGAACAGGTGCATTTGTTGTTGATAAAACTGGGAAAGAAAAAACGACAATGAAGCCAAATAAATATTTCGACAACGGTCACCCAGTCAATTATCATCTTGCATTCCAAACGATTGAAGATGGGGACTCAAGAAATTCTGCAGTACAAAGTGGTTCTGTAGATATTTCTGGTGGTGCTTTAGGAATGCTCTCAGATGAACAAATCAAACAAGATAAGAAAAATAAGAACTTAACGATTGAAGATAGACCTAGCACAGTAAGTCACTTTATGGCATTTAACCCTAAAAATGATGTATTAAATCATCGCGCAATTCGTGAAGCGATAAGTAAGAGCATCGATGCGAAAGATATTGCGGGTAAATCTATAAATGGTCTGTTCCAGAAGAACGTACAATTTGTGACTAAAGATAATCAACAGCCACACGATTATGATATGAAAGCGGCTGAAAGTTTACTTAAATCAGAAGGCTATCATAAAAACGATGACGGCATCTTTGAAAAGAATGGCAAACCTTTATCATTTAACTTAGTCATTCAAACTGCAGAGTTCCCAAGTTGGAAAGATAAAGCAGAAAAAGTGCAACGCCAGCTTAAACAAGCCGGTATTAAGTTAAATGTGAAGACGTTAGATTCACAATCATACTATGATACATTATGGACGAAAAAAGACTATGATTTGATTTTCTATAGAACGTATTCAGATGCATTAATGCCTTACAACTTTATGAGTTCAGTGTTTAAAAATAATGATGGTCAACCAGGGGTGTTAGCTGATGATGAAACATTAACGAAACAGCTAGACGATTTCCCATCAACTGTATCAAAAGAAGACCAACAGCGTTCGTTTGATGACATATTTAAACACTTTAATCAACAATATTATGGTGTGCCAATTGCTTATCCTAATGAGACATTTGTAGTGAGTGATAAAGTAAAACAATTCAAATTCTCTGGACTTACGGATGCACCAATTGATTATAAAGCGTTGAAAGTTAATGAATAA
- a CDS encoding ABC transporter permease — translation MLKRTIKFILYLTVSSFIIFILVEKTSGNPAILYLQRHGYTSITQDNIEAAQHKLGLGQHVLLRYIDWVGHALTGNLGYSFSTNEAVTAMIMEAIMPTLVLIIVSSCIMLPFGYIVGYFVGTRPHTRYANGIRGFAQVMTSMPEYWLAILFIYYLGVRWQLLPFVGSGSWQHFVLPIFTIVVIEGCHILLMTAHLMAQTLDQDAYQLAQLRHFSLKARIIVQIKEIFAPLMTISINSVIHLIGKAVILEVIFSMSGIGKLLINAINQRDYPLIQGIVIFIIVFIMLMNYLGDVIILKNEPRLRRRHTQQSGNEKRGAM, via the coding sequence ATGCTCAAACGTACAATTAAATTCATACTTTATTTAACCGTAAGTTCGTTTATTATCTTCATTTTAGTTGAGAAGACATCTGGTAATCCAGCGATTCTGTATCTACAACGTCATGGTTATACGTCGATTACGCAAGACAATATTGAAGCGGCACAACATAAACTTGGCTTAGGACAACATGTGTTACTAAGATATATCGATTGGGTTGGACATGCACTTACGGGCAACTTAGGATACAGCTTTAGTACCAACGAAGCGGTTACCGCTATGATAATGGAAGCTATCATGCCAACGCTTGTGCTAATCATTGTCTCTAGTTGTATCATGTTGCCATTTGGCTATATTGTTGGTTACTTCGTTGGGACGCGTCCGCATACACGTTACGCTAATGGAATTCGTGGATTCGCCCAAGTGATGACCTCAATGCCGGAATACTGGTTAGCTATTTTATTCATTTATTATTTAGGAGTACGTTGGCAATTGTTACCATTTGTAGGTAGTGGTTCATGGCAACACTTTGTGCTGCCAATCTTCACAATTGTTGTTATAGAAGGGTGTCATATCTTATTGATGACAGCACATTTGATGGCGCAAACGTTAGATCAAGATGCGTATCAACTTGCGCAGTTAAGACATTTCTCGTTAAAAGCGCGTATCATCGTACAAATTAAAGAGATATTTGCACCACTAATGACCATTTCAATTAACAGTGTCATTCATTTAATTGGAAAAGCCGTAATACTTGAAGTCATCTTCAGCATGTCTGGAATAGGTAAATTGTTGATTAATGCTATTAACCAACGAGATTATCCACTAATTCAGGGCATTGTCATCTTTATCATCGTCTTTATTATGCTAATGAATTATTTAGGCGATGTGATTATCTTGAAGAATGAACCTAGACTTCGACGACGTCATACCCAGCAGTCAGGCAATGAGAAAAGAGGTGCGATGTGA
- a CDS encoding ABC transporter permease, producing MKKYQTYIAIGSLLSLIVVLVTYGLMQDTQHLNPLESPNGQHWLGTDQLGRDFLVRLIVGSLVTLSLTGIVILLSVCMGLIFGLIAGIERRWLDQIIMFVADMLLAIPSFIIALVILSLVSNSMIGLILALTIGWIGRYLRYFRNLTRDIQKRPFVQYARLSGNSTFKTTVTHVIPHLLSNISALVTADFGKMMLSISGLAFLGLGIKPPTPELGTILFDGKSYFNGAPWLFFFPGVLLGGFALLCQIINKKITQ from the coding sequence ATGAAAAAATATCAAACGTACATCGCAATAGGTTCACTATTAAGTTTGATAGTTGTATTAGTGACGTATGGTTTAATGCAAGACACGCAACATTTGAACCCACTTGAGTCACCTAATGGACAACATTGGTTGGGTACCGATCAATTAGGCAGAGACTTCTTAGTAAGACTGATTGTCGGTAGTCTTGTCACATTGAGTTTAACAGGTATAGTGATTCTATTAAGTGTTTGTATGGGACTTATCTTTGGCTTAATTGCAGGCATAGAAAGACGATGGTTAGATCAAATCATTATGTTTGTTGCCGATATGTTGTTGGCTATTCCGTCATTTATTATCGCATTAGTCATTTTAAGTTTAGTAAGTAACTCCATGATAGGTTTGATACTTGCTTTAACGATTGGATGGATAGGACGTTATTTACGTTACTTCAGAAATTTAACGCGAGATATTCAAAAACGTCCATTTGTTCAATATGCACGATTGAGTGGGAACTCAACATTCAAAACGACAGTAACACATGTGATTCCACATTTATTGAGTAATATATCCGCTTTGGTAACGGCTGACTTTGGCAAAATGATGCTCAGCATATCTGGTCTTGCCTTTCTAGGACTAGGTATTAAACCGCCGACGCCTGAGTTAGGAACAATTCTTTTTGATGGGAAAAGTTATTTCAACGGCGCACCGTGGCTCTTCTTCTTTCCTGGTGTATTGTTAGGAGGTTTCGCCTTATTATGTCAAATCATCAACAAAAAAATAACGCAGTAA
- a CDS encoding ATP-binding cassette domain-containing protein, with protein MSNHQQKNNAVNTVVNVNQLSILDQKKVLLKDVDLTVTKGAFHCIIGESGSGKSLLTRTILGMKRPQLCYQGDIDIDLTKTDAVFQDVQSNMFQNITLAKHFQYIYEANRTHLTKQCIKEDVLQMMQLLGLRQGEHLLERYPFELSGGMAQRVAFIMSLIRRPDYLFLDEPTSALDQGNVKKFMHYLLKAQERYQMTIVFITHDINLVKEFATHISIMQQGQLIESGEAASILTKPTYSYTKKLITIAHRRQPYA; from the coding sequence ATGTCAAATCATCAACAAAAAAATAACGCAGTAAATACGGTAGTCAACGTCAATCAATTATCGATTTTAGATCAAAAAAAAGTATTGTTAAAAGATGTTGATTTGACAGTAACTAAAGGTGCATTTCATTGCATTATAGGTGAAAGTGGCAGTGGGAAATCATTGTTAACAAGAACGATACTTGGAATGAAACGACCACAATTATGTTATCAAGGAGATATTGACATCGATTTAACTAAAACAGATGCAGTGTTTCAAGATGTTCAAAGTAATATGTTTCAAAATATAACATTAGCTAAGCATTTCCAATACATTTATGAAGCCAATCGGACACATCTGACTAAACAGTGTATTAAGGAGGACGTCTTACAGATGATGCAATTACTTGGTTTAAGGCAAGGAGAACATTTACTTGAGCGTTATCCCTTTGAACTTAGTGGAGGTATGGCACAACGTGTCGCCTTTATAATGTCATTAATTAGACGTCCGGACTACTTATTTTTAGATGAACCGACGAGTGCACTTGATCAAGGAAATGTTAAAAAGTTTATGCATTACCTTCTTAAGGCACAAGAACGCTACCAAATGACCATCGTTTTTATCACACACGATATTAACTTAGTGAAAGAATTTGCCACGCATATTAGCATTATGCAGCAAGGTCAATTGATAGAAAGTGGTGAGGCAGCGTCAATCTTAACTAAGCCGACATATAGTTACACGAAAAAATTAATTACGATTGCACATCGGAGACAACCTTATGCTTAA
- a CDS encoding ATP-binding cassette domain-containing protein, whose amino-acid sequence MLKIESLTKYIDTKLIFKEISCTINDQHLLISGESGCGKSTLAKIIAGLDTDYQGKLYLNGNLRESYTSKEWMKHIQYVPQYQRDTLNQRKTVLATLLEPLKNYKIDKQRYTSSIETVLDQCNLPYNILNQKVSTLSGGQFQRVWIAKALILEPEILILDEATTNLDIINEEDILQMLISLKMTQLIIISHDTYVLSQFEGIQLQLNKLNN is encoded by the coding sequence ATGCTTAAAATAGAGAGTCTAACCAAATATATAGATACGAAACTAATATTTAAAGAGATATCATGTACAATTAATGACCAACACTTACTCATAAGTGGTGAGAGTGGTTGTGGTAAATCTACGTTAGCCAAGATTATCGCTGGCTTAGATACGGATTATCAGGGCAAATTATATCTTAATGGGAACTTACGTGAATCTTATACATCTAAAGAGTGGATGAAGCACATCCAATATGTACCACAATATCAACGCGATACCTTAAATCAACGTAAAACGGTATTAGCTACACTATTAGAACCACTTAAGAATTACAAGATTGATAAACAGCGTTATACATCAAGCATTGAAACAGTACTTGATCAGTGTAACTTACCATACAATATACTTAATCAAAAAGTTTCAACGTTAAGTGGTGGTCAATTTCAACGGGTATGGATAGCTAAAGCTTTAATATTAGAACCAGAAATCCTCATATTGGATGAAGCAACAACCAATTTAGATATCATTAATGAAGAAGATATACTTCAAATGTTGATTTCCTTAAAGATGACACAATTAATCATTATTTCACATGATACATACGTCTTAAGCCAATTTGAAGGAATTCAGTTACAGCTAAATAAATTGAATAATTAA
- a CDS encoding IS30 family transposase: MTNHKGTHLCYEERVQIETLKNLGFSNRAIARELGRAPQTINNEIHRGTTRQIKRQKQQHKVYEYETQIYFSSLGQQRYRQNRQQCGAQPLWKKSPLFIPWADHLMKKKRWSPEAVVAYAHKEQCFEREEIPSTTTVYAWIDQQIMETKNIDLLEKLKRRHSTQNSYHNQPHSRVLGPSIETRPSEIESRQSFGHWEIDTIIETKDKSKPVILTLVERQTRFEILEIIESKSADAVSHALKNLFDSLAEKAPKIFKSITSDNGSEFASLYEEFGHMIEIYFTHPFSSYERGTSENQHKMIRRFIPKAHDLSNVQKHFIKAIQQYMNDYPRKTLNYNTAHHNMAESLKHLNLYESFQS; the protein is encoded by the coding sequence ATGACAAACCATAAAGGAACACACTTATGTTATGAAGAACGTGTTCAAATAGAAACACTTAAAAATTTAGGTTTTTCAAATCGTGCAATAGCGCGTGAATTAGGACGTGCACCTCAAACAATCAATAACGAAATTCATCGAGGAACAACACGTCAAATTAAACGACAAAAACAACAACATAAAGTCTATGAATATGAGACGCAAATTTATTTTTCTTCACTAGGTCAACAACGTTATCGACAAAACAGACAACAATGTGGTGCTCAGCCCTTATGGAAGAAGAGCCCATTATTTATTCCATGGGCAGATCACCTCATGAAAAAGAAACGCTGGTCACCTGAAGCAGTCGTGGCATATGCTCACAAGGAACAATGTTTTGAAAGAGAAGAAATCCCTTCAACAACGACAGTATATGCTTGGATAGATCAACAAATCATGGAAACTAAGAATATTGATCTACTAGAAAAATTAAAAAGACGTCACTCTACTCAGAATAGCTACCATAATCAACCACACAGTCGAGTGCTCGGTCCAAGTATTGAGACACGTCCTAGTGAAATTGAATCACGTCAGTCTTTTGGTCACTGGGAAATAGATACCATAATAGAAACTAAAGACAAGTCAAAGCCAGTTATCTTAACACTTGTTGAGAGACAAACGCGTTTTGAAATACTAGAAATAATAGAGAGTAAAAGTGCTGATGCGGTGTCTCACGCATTGAAAAACTTATTTGACTCCTTAGCCGAAAAAGCACCAAAAATCTTCAAATCTATCACATCTGACAATGGTTCAGAATTTGCATCGCTGTATGAAGAATTTGGCCATATGATAGAAATATACTTCACACATCCATTCTCATCATATGAACGTGGGACAAGTGAAAACCAACATAAAATGATTCGTCGTTTTATTCCAAAAGCACATGATTTATCCAATGTTCAAAAACACTTCATAAAAGCCATACAACAATATATGAATGACTATCCTAGAAAGACTTTAAATTACAACACAGCTCATCATAATATGGCAGAAAGTTTAAAGCACCTCAATCTGTATGAATCTTTCCAAAGCTAA
- a CDS encoding universal stress protein — protein sequence MYNSILLAADGSENSTRAAQELLNFIGDYTIVTILTVVDIDESKTDVLHGQQGTNLTQERESKLQSIKNLFAEHNVNYEIKIVHGTPTDKVVEISNSGEYQAIILGTRGLNSFQEMVLGSVSHKVAKRSQIPVIIVK from the coding sequence ATGTATAATTCAATTTTGCTTGCAGCAGATGGTTCAGAAAATAGTACACGTGCAGCTCAAGAGTTACTAAACTTTATAGGTGATTATACAATTGTCACAATACTTACGGTTGTAGATATTGATGAATCAAAAACAGATGTTTTACATGGTCAACAAGGAACTAATTTAACTCAAGAAAGAGAAAGTAAATTACAATCTATTAAAAATTTATTTGCAGAACACAATGTGAATTACGAAATTAAAATTGTTCATGGTACTCCAACAGATAAAGTGGTTGAAATTTCAAATAGTGGTGAATATCAAGCTATCATTTTAGGTACACGTGGCTTAAACAGTTTTCAAGAAATGGTTCTTGGTAGTGTAAGTCATAAAGTTGCTAAACGCTCTCAAATACCTGTAATTATTGTTAAATAA
- a CDS encoding SulP family inorganic anion transporter produces the protein MVEKLKSEWLNQPRKNILAGIVVALALIPEAIAFSIIAGVDPMVGLYAAFIIATVTAIVGGRPAMISGATGAVALLVTPLVKEHGVEYLFAATILMGLIQLILGILKVGRLMKFIPRSVMIGFVNALGIMIFMSQIEHIFNISIATYIYVIITLLIVYIIPRFFKAIPAPLIAIIVLTALYMYTGSDVKTVSDLGNIKQTLPHLLMPNVPFNLVTLQIIFPYSLSMAIVGLVESLLTAKIVDDATDTHSSKNKESRGQGIANIITGFFGGMGGCAMIGQSVINVKSGANSRLSTFTAGIVLIFMIIVLGGVVVQIPMPILAGIMVMVSIGTVDWNSFKYIKKAPKTDAFVMVLTVIIVLMTHNLAIGVVVGVIFSAIFFATKISKIEVIYKESDKQHRFSFKGQIFFVSIDSMMEQIDLNIEDSVIVLNFDRAHLWDDSAVDAIDTIVRKFEEKNNIVYVEKLNTDSRKIVSELSQLNENHLN, from the coding sequence ATGGTTGAAAAATTAAAATCTGAATGGCTTAATCAGCCCAGAAAGAATATACTTGCTGGTATCGTTGTAGCACTAGCATTAATACCAGAAGCAATTGCGTTTTCAATTATTGCTGGTGTAGATCCGATGGTGGGATTGTATGCAGCATTTATCATCGCTACTGTTACTGCTATAGTGGGAGGTAGACCTGCAATGATTTCTGGCGCCACCGGTGCTGTTGCGCTTTTAGTTACACCTTTAGTTAAAGAACATGGTGTTGAATATCTTTTTGCTGCTACGATATTGATGGGATTAATACAATTAATTTTAGGCATACTTAAAGTAGGTCGTTTAATGAAATTTATTCCCCGTTCCGTTATGATTGGATTTGTTAATGCATTGGGTATTATGATTTTTATGTCTCAAATAGAGCATATTTTTAATATATCTATAGCAACCTATATATACGTTATTATAACTTTACTTATTGTATATATAATTCCTAGATTCTTTAAAGCTATCCCTGCACCATTAATAGCTATAATTGTTTTAACGGCACTGTATATGTACACAGGATCTGATGTAAAAACCGTAAGTGACTTAGGCAATATTAAGCAAACTTTACCTCACCTATTAATGCCTAACGTTCCTTTTAATTTAGTGACACTTCAAATTATTTTCCCATATTCATTATCAATGGCTATTGTAGGTTTAGTAGAAAGTCTACTTACAGCTAAAATTGTCGATGATGCAACAGATACACACAGTAGTAAAAACAAAGAATCAAGAGGCCAAGGGATTGCCAATATTATTACTGGGTTTTTTGGCGGTATGGGAGGTTGTGCCATGATTGGACAATCTGTAATCAATGTTAAATCAGGTGCAAATAGTAGATTGTCTACATTTACAGCAGGTATCGTACTTATATTTATGATTATTGTTCTCGGTGGCGTAGTCGTTCAAATCCCGATGCCAATTCTTGCAGGGATAATGGTTATGGTTTCTATCGGGACTGTTGACTGGAATTCATTTAAGTATATAAAAAAGGCACCTAAAACAGATGCATTCGTTATGGTTTTAACGGTTATTATTGTATTAATGACACATAACTTAGCTATCGGTGTAGTTGTGGGTGTTATTTTCAGTGCTATATTCTTTGCGACTAAAATTTCTAAGATTGAAGTTATTTATAAAGAATCAGATAAGCAACATCGTTTTTCTTTTAAAGGTCAAATATTCTTTGTATCAATTGATTCTATGATGGAGCAAATTGACCTTAATATTGAAGATAGTGTCATAGTGTTAAATTTTGATCGTGCTCACCTATGGGATGATTCAGCAGTTGATGCCATTGATACGATTGTTAGGAAATTTGAAGAGAAAAACAATATTGTGTATGTTGAAAAATTAAACACAGATAGCCGAAAAATCGTTTCAGAACTAAGCCAATTAAATGAAAATCATTTAAATTAA
- a CDS encoding recombinase family protein, which translates to MKYGYIRPVTINDSVTEQTKKIGIYTKNILEEMHANNKKRNELNTLLNSKLVFGDILYITDLCIIADSTKHLVDILDLLSAKGVSLYVINLNKNLITDSNENFIKTLHNITDFQSDIVKFRTRMGLENYTREGKSLGRPKRDDKSLRDAIEMYMSKKYTLNEIKATTNISRATLYRHLDK; encoded by the coding sequence ATGAAATATGGCTATATTAGACCTGTGACAATAAATGATAGTGTTACTGAACAAACAAAGAAAATAGGAATATATACAAAAAATATTCTAGAAGAGATGCATGCTAATAATAAAAAAAGAAACGAACTAAATACATTATTAAATTCAAAATTAGTTTTTGGCGATATATTGTATATTACAGACTTATGTATTATTGCAGATTCTACAAAACACTTAGTAGATATACTAGATTTACTTTCTGCCAAAGGAGTTTCATTATATGTAATTAATTTAAATAAAAATCTTATTACAGATAGTAATGAAAATTTTATAAAAACATTACATAATATTACTGATTTTCAAAGTGATATTGTAAAATTTAGAACACGTATGGGGTTAGAGAATTATACAAGAGAAGGTAAAAGTCTTGGTAGACCTAAGCGTGATGATAAAAGTTTAAGAGATGCTATAGAAATGTATATGAGTAAGAAATATACATTAAATGAGATAAAAGCAACAACAAATATAAGTAGAGCCACATTATACAGACATTTAGATAAATAA
- a CDS encoding chromate transporter gives MSLDNFITGYTAAQTVPEPLFTFASYIDKSIEGIGGAILATIAILFPVFLLLFGILPFWDNIKSNIYAEGFLKGISADVVGIIIAAFITRFGLQRLHQN, from the coding sequence ATATCACTCGATAACTTCATAACGGGTTATACTGCAGCTCAAACTGTACCCGAACCGTTATTTACGTTTGCTTCATACATTGATAAGTCTATAGAAGGAATTGGAGGAGCAATTTTGGCTACTATTGCTATTTTATTTCCAGTATTTCTTTTGTTGTTTGGAATTTTGCCATTCTGGGATAATATTAAATCTAATATTTATGCTGAAGGATTTTTAAAAGGGATAAGTGCAGACGTAGTCGGTATTATTATTGCTGCTTTTATAACTCGATTTGGACTTCAAAGATTACATCAGAATTAG
- the arsC gene encoding arsenate reductase (thioredoxin), giving the protein MDKNTIYFICTGNSCRSQIAEGWGKKILGEDWNVYSAGIETHGVNPKAIEIMKEVDIDISNHTSDLIDNDILKQSDLVVTLCSDADDNCPILPPNVKKEHWGFDDPAGKEWSEFQRVRDEIGNTIKDFSKNIK; this is encoded by the coding sequence ATGGATAAAAACACAATTTATTTTATATGTACTGGCAACTCTTGTCGTAGCCAAATCGCCGAGGGTTGGGGAAAGAAAATATTAGGTGAAGATTGGAATGTCTATTCTGCTGGTATTGAGACACATGGTGTTAATCCTAAAGCTATAGAAATTATGAAAGAAGTAGATATTGATATATCAAACCATACATCAGACTTGATTGATAATGATATTTTAAAACAATCAGATTTGGTCGTAACGTTATGTAGTGATGCAGACGATAATTGTCCTATTTTACCACCAAATGTAAAAAAAGAGCATTGGGGTTTTGATGATCCAGCAGGTAAAGAATGGTCAGAATTCCAACGTGTTAGAGATGAAATAGGTAATACAATTAAAGATTTTAGTAAAAACATCAAGTAA